A genome region from Megalobrama amblycephala isolate DHTTF-2021 linkage group LG16, ASM1881202v1, whole genome shotgun sequence includes the following:
- the LOC125249413 gene encoding olfactory receptor 52B2-like — protein sequence MYLNGSVLSVVLTLHSLELSQMSIYPAFIFGTVAYLIILLSNLTLVVTICENRNLHKPMYILLLNLPISDAMGATSLFPQLLYSIWSQDRSVSYPACLLQGFIIHMYGGASHVILTAMAFDRYIAICFPLRYGAIMTTNNLVRIISVMWLLNFIIIFVLFCLLMPYKICQTYMADLVCYNPSLMKIMCEDTTVNNIYGLFILNLYHCISLSVVAFTYIHILITCVTNKQSDTKIKALQTCGTHLVVFLFLEFNTFFPLIAHRTESVPAHLRRVFSISILVFPPIVNPLIYGFKTKEIRQKFVTCLKRNRNRNSMQ from the coding sequence ATGTATCTGAATGGATCTGTCCTTTCAGTGGTCTTGACTTTGCACTCTTTGGAACTCTCTCAGATGAGCATTTATCCTGCATTTATATTTGGAACAGTGGCATATTTGATTATCTTACTCTCCAATTTAACACTTGTTGTCACCATTTGTGAAAACAGGAATCTTCATAAACCAATGTACATACTGTTACTTAACCTGCCTATCAGCGATGCAATGGGTGCTACAAGTCTTTTTCCTCAGCTGCTATATAGTATATGGTCTCAGGACAGATCAGTATCCTACCCTGCTTGTTTGCTTCAAGGCTTTATTATACACATGTATGGTGGTGCCTCTCACGTAATTCTTACTGCTATGGCATTTGACAGGTATATCGCTATCTGCTTCCCATTGAGATATGGAGCCATTATGACTACCAATAACCTAGTGAGAATCATAAGTGTGATGTGGCtccttaattttattattatatttgtacTTTTCTGTCTTCTGATGCCTTACAAGATTTGCCAGACATACATGGCAGATCTTGTCTGTTATAACCCATCTTTAATGAAGATCATGTGTGAAGACACAACAGTAAACAATATCTACGgactgtttattttaaatttataccACTGCATTTCGCTTTCTGTGGTGGCATTtacatatattcatatattgaTCACTTGTGTTACTAATAAGCAGTCTGATACAAAGATTAAGGCACTTCAGACATGTGGTACTCATTTAGTTGTCTTCCTGTTCTTGGAATTCAACACTTTTTTTCCTCTTATCGCACATCGAACTGAGAGTGTTCCAGCTCACCTACGCAGGGtgttttctatttctattctTGTGTTTCCTCCCATTGTGAATCCACTTATTTATGGGTTTAAAACTAAGGAAATCAGACAGAAATTTGTCACCTGTTTAAagagaaacagaaacagaaacagcatgcaataa
- the LOC125249226 gene encoding olfactory receptor 52J3-like has translation MYLNGSVLSVVLTLHSLELSQMSIYPAFIFGTVAYLIILICNLTIVVTICENRNLHKPMYILLLNLPINDAVGATSLFPQLLYSIWSQDRSISYPACLFQGFIIHMYGGASHVILTAMAFDRYIAICFPLRYGAIMTTNNLVRIISVMWLLHFIIKLVLFCLLMPYKICQTYMADLVCYNPSLMKIMCEDTTVNNIYGLFTLNLYHCISLSVVAFTYIHILITCVTNKQSDTKIKALQTCGTHLVVFLFLEFNTFFPLIAHRTESVPAHLRRVFSISILVFPPIVNPLIYGFKTKEIRQKIVTCLKRKRNSVR, from the coding sequence ATGTATCTGAATGGATCTGTCCTTTCAGTGGTCTTGACTTTGCACTCTTTGGAACTCTCTCAGATGAGCATTTATCCTGCATTTATATTTGGAACAGTGGCATATTTGATTATCTTAATCTGTAATTTAACAATTGTTGTGACCATTTGTGAAAACAGGAATCTTCATAAACCAATGTACATACTGTTACTTAACCTGCCTATCAATGATGCAGTGGGTGCTACAAGCCTTTTTCCTCAGCTGCTATATAGTATATGGTCTCAGGACAGATCAATATCCTACCCTGCATGTTTGTTTCAAGGCTTTATTATACACATGTATGGTGGTGCCTCTCACGTAATTCTTACTGCTATGGCATTTGACAGGTATATCGCTATCTGCTTCCCATTGAGATATGGAGCCATTATGACTACCAATAACCTAGTGAGAATCATAAGTGTGATGTGGCtccttcattttattattaaattggtACTTTTCTGTCTTCTAATGCCTTACAAGATTTGCCAGACATACATGGCAGATCTTGTCTGTTATAACCCATCTTTAATGAAGATCATGTGTGAAGACACAACAGTAAACAATATCTATGGACTGTTTACGTTAAATTTATACCACTGCATTTCGCTTTCTGTGGTGGCATTtacatatattcatatattgaTCACTTGTGTTACTAATAAGCAGTCTGATACAAAGATTAAGGCACTTCAGACATGTGGTACTCATTTAGTGGTCTTTCTGTTCTTGGAATTCAACACTTTTTTTCCTCTTATCGCACATCGAACTGAGAGTGTTCCAGCTCACCTACGCAGGGtgttttctatttctattctTGTGTTTCCTCCCATTGTGAATCCACTTATTTATGGGTTTAAAACTAAGGAAATCAGACAGAAAATTGTCACCTGtttaaagagaaagagaaacagtGTGCGATAA
- the LOC125249379 gene encoding olfactory receptor 52J3-like: MYLNGSRFSLVLTLHSLELPQASIYPAFILGITTYFLILLCNLTIVVTICLNRNLHKPMYILLLPMPINDAMGATTLFPHLLYSILSQDRTISYPACLLQGLIVHLYAGASHVILIAMAYDRYIAICYPLRYGAIMTTKNLVKIITGMWLLHVIAIIVLFSLLLPHPVCQTYMADLVCYNPSIRKLICEDTRDNNIYGLFTMVLYHGLSFFVVAFTYIHILITCVTNKQSDAKIKALQTCGTHLVVFLVLEFNTIFPLIAHRIESVPAHLRRVFSISVCVFPPIVNPLIYGFKTKEIRQKILNCFKRKIISV, translated from the coding sequence ATGTATCTAAATGGATCTAGATTCTCACTTGTCTTGACTTTGCACTCTTTGGAACTCCCTCAGGCAAGCATTTATCCTGCATTCATTCTTGGAATAACAACATACTTTTTGATCTTACTCTGCAATCTAACAATTGTTGTCACCATTTGCTTGAACAGGAATCTTCATAAACCAATGTACATACTGTTGCTACCCATGCCTATCAATGATGCAATGGGTGCTACAACCCTTTTTCCTCACCTGCTATATAGTATATTGTCTCAGGACAGAACAATATCCTACCCTGCATGTTTGCTTCAAGGCCTTATTGTACACTTGTATGCTGGTGCATCACATGTTATTCTTATTGCTATGGCCTATGACAGGTATATTGCTATCTGCTATCCGCTAAGATATGGAGCCATTATGACAACCAAGAACTTGGTGAAAATAATAACTGGTATGTGGCTTTTACATGTTATTGCTATAATTGTacttttttctcttcttctgCCTCATCCGGTTTGCCAGACATACATGGCAGATCTTGTCTGCTATAATCCATCTATAAGGAAACTCATATGTGAAGATACAAGAGATAACAATATCTATGGATTGTTTACCATGGTTTTATACCACGGcctttcattttttgttgtggCATTTACATACATTCATATATTAATCACTTGTGTTACTAATAAGCAGTCTGATGCAAAGATTAAGGCACTTCAGACATGTGGTACTCATTTGGTCGTCTTTCTTGTCTTAGAGTTTAACACTATTTTTCCTCTTATCGCACATCGAATTGAGAGTGTTCCAGCTCACCTACGCAGGGTGTTTTCTATATCGGTTTGTGTGTTTCCTCCCATTGTGAATCCACTCATTTATGGTTTTAAAACTAAAGAGATCAGACAGAAAATTCTCAACTGTTTCAAGAGGAAGATAATCAGTGtctga
- the LOC125249453 gene encoding LOW QUALITY PROTEIN: olfactory receptor 52E4-like (The sequence of the model RefSeq protein was modified relative to this genomic sequence to represent the inferred CDS: deleted 2 bases in 2 codons) codes for MSSAGNVYNVSFDLSLQGFDLSPEKAIVAFVFAALNYIIILFCNSFLLFTIITNKGLHEPMYILLLNLPINDLIGSTALFPHIMRELLFDTRTMSFSICITQAFFIHVYALSAVFILTAMAYDRYVAICQPMRYITIMSNVHLMKIISLVWLSNLTLIAVLFILLLRLPRCRSYLTHPYCDNPSLLQLVCGDTTINNIYGLLLTAVCQVISVGLILYTYLQILIACFRNKSSDTRSKALQTCGTHLVVFILFECLGLFTIISYRIKDISPHLRKFIAVAAMILPPTMNPVIYGMRTKEIRVKGTKFFKKKVFAL; via the exons ATGTCTTCAGCTGGCAATGTCTACAATGTGTCATTTGATTTATCTCTTCAGGGCTTCGATCTGTCTCCTGAGAAGGCCATTGTTGCGTTTGTCTTTGCCGCTctgaattatataattatattgttcTGCAACTCCTTCCTCCTGTTCACAATCATAACCAATAAGGGTCTTCATGAACCGATGTACATTCTCCTGTTG AATTTGCCAATTAATGACCTCATAGGCTCCACT GCCTTGTTCCCTCATATCATGCGGGAGCTCCTGTTTGACACCAGGACCATGTCGTTCTCCATTTGTATCACTCAGGCTTTctttatacatgtatatgctCTGTCTGCGGTCTTTATCTTGACTGCCATGGCATACGACAGATATGTTGCTATCTGCCAGCCAATGAGATACATTACCATTATGAGCAACGTTCACCTCATGAAGATCATCTCGTTGGTTTGGCTCTCTAATTTGACACTGATAGCCGTGCTTTTCATTCTCCTCCTGCGTTTGCCTCGCTGTAGGTCTTACCTTACCCATCCGTACTGTGACAATCCCTCCCTGCTTCAGTTGGTCTGTGGAGACACGACCATTAATAACATTTATGGACTGTTGTTGACAGCTGTCTGTCAGGTGATATCAGTTGGTCTGATTTTGTACACATACCTACAGATCCTCATAGCCTGCTTTCGCAACAAAAGCTCTGACACGAGAAGTAAAGCTCTGCAGACGTGTGGTACACATCTAGTTGTCTTTATCTTGTTTGAGTGTTTGGGTCTTTTCACGATCATCTCATACAGGATAAAAGATATTTCTCCTCACTTAAGAAAATTCATTGCGGTTGCTGCTATGATATTGCCACCGACAATGAATCCTGTTATATATGGAATGAGAACTAAAGAAATCAGGGTCAAAGGGACCAaatttttcaagaaaaaagtttttgCATTGTGA